Proteins co-encoded in one Arachis hypogaea cultivar Tifrunner chromosome 11, arahy.Tifrunner.gnm2.J5K5, whole genome shotgun sequence genomic window:
- the LOC140176177 gene encoding uncharacterized protein gives MNAPEFSEFVNADPVVITDGEFVISIEFSSREIVIAAIKDYTIRWGVNYRVCESEPITFYAKCVQYGTNCNWLIRASLIKRKFCWVIRRYNGSHTCSRITISQDYAKINSDMIVEVIKPLVEVDPSLEVKSVITEVQSKFNYTISYYKAWLAKQKAIANIFGGWEASCEALLSWYKAMVQKDPSATVEIETAPAYQGDEVVQDIRILTRVFWSFYPCIRAFRSCKPIVQIDGTYLYGKYKGALLFVVSQDGNGNIVPLIFAVVEGYCRIVREFNVQYARLYERGELTLNGSIGSHVSNMLWSSIMDTAGVLKGARNLPITSLVKTTFYRLNELFTRKRAEVETRLNAGHVFSEYAINKLQLNQEAAGNIQVNMFDRQNEVFEVHEMPRGLEYAVNLHQRHCDCGEFQTYRIPCHHVFACSANQRLDWQQYVHDIYRMEEIKKVYRARFKPLGNPATWPMYQGPRHIPNPHLKQVSKGRPKITRFLNEMDMRDLRGPRRCRLCGVQGHSRSRCPHRAGSSASGGAHNS, from the exons ATGAATGCACCAGAATTTTCTGAGTTTGTCAATGCAG ACCCTGTTGTTATTACGGATGGTGAATTTGTCATCAGCATAGAGTTTAGTTCTAGAGAAATTGTGATTGCAGCAATTAAAGATTATACCATTCGTTGGGGTGTGAATTATCGAGTGTGTGAATCTGAGCCAATCACATTTTATGCTAAGTGTGTACAATATGGAACAAATTGCAATTGGCTTATCAGGGCTAGTCTTATTAAGAGAAAGTTTTGTTGGGTTATAAGGCGGTACAATGGTAGTCACACATGCTCCAGGATAACAATCTCTCAAGATTATGCCAAGATAAACTCAGACATGATTGTAGAGGTTATAAAGCCATTGGTTGAAGTTGATCCATCTTTAGAGGTGAAATCTGTGATTACTGAAGTGCAATCGAAATTCAATTATACGATAAGTTACTACAAAGCATGGCTGGCTAAGCAAAAGGCAATTGCGAATATTTTTGGTGGTTGGGAAGCTTCTTGTGAAGCTTTGCTGTCGTGGTATAAAGCAATGGTACAAAAAGATCCATCAGCTACAGTCGAGATCGAAACTGCACCAGCTTACCAAGGGGATGAGGTGGTCCAGGATATTAGGATACTGACACGGGTGTTTTGGAGCTTTTACCCTTGCATTAGAGCATTTAGGAGTTGCAAACCAATCGTCCAAATAGATGGCACATATCTGTATGGCAAATACAAAGGAGCTCTCTTATTTGTAGTTTCTCAGGATGGCAATGGCAATATTGTGCCTCTTATATTTGCCGTTGTTGAGG GTTATTGTAGGATCGTGCGTGAATTTAATGTGCAGTATGCAAGATTATATGAGCGTGGTGAGCTTACACTCAATGGCTCGATCGGATCCCACGTTAGCAATATGCTTTGGAGTTCGATAATGGATACCGCTGGGGTATTAAAGGGGGCGCGAAATCTTCCAATTACATCACTTGTCAAGACAACTTTTTATAGGCTAAATGAGTTGTTCACTAGGAAGAGGGCTGAGGTTGAGACTCGACTGAATGCAGGACATGTATTCTCTGAATATGCAATCAACAAACTTCAATTAAATCAGGAGGCAGCGGGAAACATCCAAGTTAACATGTTTGATAGGCAGAACGAGGTCTTTGAGGTGCACGAGATGCCCAGAGGTTTAGAGTATGCGGTAAATCTCCATCAACGGCATTGTGATTGTGGTGAGTTTCAGACATATCGAATTCCTTGTCATCATGTCTTTGCGTGTTCTGCGAACCAACGACTTGATTGGCAACAATATGTTCATGACATATATAGGATGGAGGAGATAAAAAAGGTGTATAGAGCAAGGTTTAAGCCATTAGGGAACCCAGCAACATGGCCTATGTATCAAGGACCAAGGCACATACCTAATCCGCACTTAAAGCAAGTATCCAAAGGACGTCCCAAAATAACTCGCTTCTTGAATGAAATGGATATGCGTGATCTGCGTGGTCCTAGGCGTTGCAGGCTTTGTGGAGTCCAGGGTCATAGTCGAAGTAGATGCCCTCATCGTGCAGGGTCAAGTGCTAGTGGTGGTGCTCATAATTCGTAG